The genomic window GGGGACGCCCAGGAAGCGCGCGCGGGGATCCCCGGCTACTGGTTCCGCGCCACCGGCTCGGTGATCAAATTTGCCGGCTTCCTCAAGGTGTATGAGGAAGGCCACGACGAGGGCGAGAAGCTGGACGAGGAAGAGGAGGCGCGCGGCCGCAGGCTGCCGGAATTATCCGCCGGCGAGATGCTCGACTTGATACGCCTGATTCCAGAGCAACACTTCACGCAGCCGCCGCCGCGCTATACCGAGGCCAGCCTGGTCAAGGCGCTGGAGGAATACGGCATCGGCCGGCCCAGCACCTACGCGCAGATCATGACCACGATCCAATCGCGCGACTACGTGCGCAAAGAAGGCAAGCAACTCGTGCCGACCGAGCTGGGCTTCGCGGCCAACGACCTGCTCGTCGCCAACTTCCCCCGCTACATTGACGTAGGATTCACGGCGCATGTGGAGGAGGAGTTAGACGACATCGAAACCGGCGCGCGAGAATGGCGCCCCGTGCTGCGCGAGTTCTATCACCCGTTCCAAGAAGCCGTGGCGCAGGCCGCCGAGCGCATCCCCAAGCGCGAGCGCACGGTGCAATATACGGGCGAGCGGTGTCCTGCCTGCGAAGATGGCTTACTGGTCTATCGCGAAGGCCGTTTTGGAAAGTTCATCGCCTGCTCCAACTTTCCGAAGTGCAAATACACCGCGCCGATCCCCATCCCCGGCGTGCAATGCCCGAAGTGCGGCGGCCCATTGGTGGAGAAGCGCGCCCGCAAGGGCCAGCGGCGCGTCTTCTACGGCTGCGCAAACTACCCCAAGTGCGACTTCACCACGTGGAACAAGCCGCTGGCGATCCAAGGGCCAGAGGGATGCGAGGGGCTGGTCGTTGAAATCGGCAAGGGCAAAGCCAAATGCCTGAACAACGATCTGGTCTTTGACATTCCAGAATCGTCCGCCGAATCTGCACCGGCGCTACCGGCGCCCTCGCCTTGACGAATCATCCGCCCAATGCTTTACTGAATCGCATGCTCGGCGATACTGTGTTGAATCGTGACCTTGATGAATTTGCGTCTGCGCCGGAATTTAGAGGAAATACGTTGGTGCGTCCCTCGCGGGCGCGCCAGTTCGTTTATACCGCCGCGTTGTTCGTTGCCGTGTTGCTCGCTATCACCGGCCTGGCCAACCTCGTCGCCGTCCTCGGCCGCGCCGACTCATCGGCCAACTCCACGGCGACGCTCGGCGCGGGTTTACTCATGCTGCTCGCAGCCCTGGGGCTGCTCTGGCGATTGGCCTCGCCGTTCGTGTTTGCAGCAGCGGTAACCGACGACGGCCTGCATTGGCGGACGATTTTTGGCTGGCACGAAGCGCCATGGGACGAAATCGAATTTGTGCTGGTCGAGCCGCATAGCCGCTTCGGCGGACGCGCCGTGCACGTCAAGGCCGGCAATCGGCGGATGCACTATGGCTGGTTCGACTCAACCGACTGGTATACCTTCGGCCCGCTGGAGTCCCTGCCGGCCGATGAGGCCAAGTCACTCACCCACACCATTGTCTCGCGCGCCCGGCTGGTGCGTCGCGCGCCCGGCGTGTGGGTGAACGATCGCCTCGATCAACCGGTCGAAGTTTCCACCGGCCAATTCAAGTGGTAGCCCAACGTCAGGCGCACCGCACCGCTTCGACCTAAGCCACCTGGATGCGCGCCTGGCGCAACCCGAGGCGCCCGCGCCAACATCTCGCGCGCTACAACGACGGCTGAGCTGCCCTACCCGCCGCAGTCGCAGAGGCGCTCGCGGGTAGAGGCATCGGCAAAGCGCCCTCCAGTTGATTCGGTGGCCCAACGCCGCACGCAACCAACAACGCGCCGACAAGGCCGACCAGGCGCGCTGGCGTGTCCATGCCGCACAGACGATGGCGCCGGCCGATAGATTCCCTCGGCAGCGATGCTAGACTATGGCTCAACCGGCATGGCCGATGACATCACTGCACAGCGCGCCCTGGCAGCGCAATTGCTGACCCCGGGGTATGCCGATGCGCTCACCGCGTATTTCGCGCTCGAGCACGACCCCCGTCGCACACGGCTACAAGTTCAGACTGACCCACACGGCCAGCCGCTGGCCTTCGTCGCTGTGTGTCAGACCGGCCTCGATTTGTTCCGCCCGCTCGTGGTCATGCGCGGCGATGACCCGCTCGCCCTACAACGCGCCCTGCGCGACGCGCT from Candidatus Roseilinea sp. includes these protein-coding regions:
- a CDS encoding hypothetical protein (possible pseudo, frameshifted), which encodes MKDYLDRDQLRLYELIWKRFVASQMAHAIFDATTVDIEALPQGAGALPIESGDAQEARAGIPGYWFRATGSVIKFAGFLKVYEEGHDEGEKLDEEEEARGRRLPELSAGEMLDLIRLIPEQHFTQPPPRYTEASLVKALEEYGIGRPSTYAQIMTTIQSRDYVRKEGKQLVPTELGFAANDLLVANFPRYIDVGFTAHVEEELDDIETGAREWRPVLREFYHPFQEAVAQAAERIPKRERTVQYTGERCPACEDGLLVYREGRFGKFIACSNFPKCKYTAPIPIPGVQCPKCGGPLVEKRARKGQRRVFYGCANYPKCDFTTWNKPLAIQGPEGCEGLVVEIGKGKAKCLNNDLVFDIPESSAESAPALPAPSP